Proteins encoded in a region of the Vitis riparia cultivar Riparia Gloire de Montpellier isolate 1030 chromosome 7, EGFV_Vit.rip_1.0, whole genome shotgun sequence genome:
- the LOC117918167 gene encoding uncharacterized protein LOC117918167 yields the protein MKPFWDCKEEEIACINLQRLLDHLMCPQTSHGSFHRVNLEGRNVGASMVMRRRASDESPDRESCSINIYINNNVQGVNNSALLGSQVKMGDPGVYLTFRGVKFNEDSRETNKRNGESNEKGLGAKLGFCGKFLLVFISFLLLLCFL from the coding sequence ATGAAACCCTTCTGGGACTGCAAAGAAGAGGAGATTGCTTGCATCAATCTCCAGAGATTGTTGGATCATCTCATGTGCCCACAAACCAGCCATGGCTCCTTCCATCGTGTCAACTTGGAGGGAAGGAATGTCGGGGCTTCGATGGTCATGCGTCGTCGAGCTTCAGATGAGTCCCCAGATAGAGAGAGTTGCAGTATTAACATCTACATAAACAACAACGTCCAAGGGGTCAACAACTCAGCTTTGCTTGGGAGTCAGGTGAAAATGGGGGACCCTGGTGTTTACTTGACTTTCAGAGGTGTGAAATTCAATGAGGATTCTCGGGAAACAAACAAGAGGAATGGAGAGAGCAATGAGAAGGGATTGGGTGCTAAACTAGGATTTTGTGGGAAATTTTTActtgtatttatttcttttctgcTGTTGCTGTGTTTCCTCTAG